One stretch of Desulfovibrio sp. UCD-KL4C DNA includes these proteins:
- a CDS encoding NADH-quinone oxidoreductase subunit C: MKEITMETIVGEVSMLKSAGQRLVTLSCTELDADNFDIIYTFDKELVLTHLRVTIPKGTSCPSISGVYFTSLLVENEIQDQFGLMFDGLILDFGRTLYLDEEITTIPLCNNTKAMTVKK; this comes from the coding sequence ATGAAAGAAATCACAATGGAAACTATTGTCGGAGAGGTTTCCATGTTGAAGAGTGCCGGACAGCGTCTCGTCACTTTGAGCTGTACCGAACTTGATGCAGACAACTTTGACATTATTTATACCTTCGACAAAGAACTAGTTCTCACTCACCTGAGAGTAACTATCCCCAAAGGGACAAGCTGTCCTTCTATAAGTGGTGTGTACTTTACTTCACTGCTGGTAGAAAACGAGATTCAAGACCAATTCGGCCTTATGTTCGACGGTCTTATTCTCGACTTTGGACGTACTCTCTATTTGGATGAGGAAATCACCACCATTCCATTGTGCAATAACACAAAGGCGATGACTGTTAAAAAATAA
- a CDS encoding NADH-quinone oxidoreductase subunit B family protein — protein sequence MFKKFINNSRAKSPWIMHFDCGSCNGCDIEVLACLTPMYDVERFGIVNVGNPKHADVLLVTGTVNPRNAKVLRNIYDQMPDPKGVIAIGSCGLSGGIFRECYNVIGGIDKVIPVDVYVPGCPAKPEAIIDGVVTALAKFEGLKG from the coding sequence ATGTTCAAGAAATTCATTAATAATTCACGCGCCAAGTCTCCGTGGATCATGCATTTTGACTGCGGAAGCTGTAATGGCTGCGATATTGAAGTTCTGGCATGCCTTACACCGATGTATGATGTTGAACGCTTCGGCATAGTCAACGTCGGTAATCCTAAGCATGCTGATGTCCTCCTTGTCACCGGCACGGTAAACCCACGCAACGCTAAAGTATTACGTAACATTTACGATCAAATGCCCGATCCTAAAGGCGTGATTGCCATCGGCTCATGTGGTCTTTCAGGTGGTATTTTCCGTGAGTGCTACAACGTAATCGGCGGAATCGACAAGGTTATCCCCGTTGACGTTTACGTCCCCGGGTGCCCGGCTAAACCTGAAGCAATCATCGACGGCGTGGTCACTGCCCTTGCCAAGTTTGAAGGCCTCAAAGGCTAA
- a CDS encoding respiratory chain complex I subunit 1 family protein, protein METLLLIIFGIIIAPILGGLISGADRKITARFQSRFGPPILQPFYDVAKLFGKVKVINNFWQVFCAWVYLIAAALSVGLFFAQSDLLMIFFVQAIGAVFLVMGGLASPSPYSQVGAHRELIQVLTYEPLIILVFAAIFMVTGTFRIDEILAYKEPLLIKLPLIFVVLGYVLTIKLRKSPFDFSTSHHAHQELVKGVLTEFSGPYLAIIEIAHWYETVLILGICALFWHTSFVGVVLLLVSTYLAEILIDNTMARMTWRWMLKYVWSVGLVMSFVNLIWLHVG, encoded by the coding sequence ATGGAAACATTACTTCTTATCATCTTCGGAATAATCATAGCCCCTATACTCGGCGGCCTGATTTCTGGTGCTGACAGAAAAATAACTGCGCGTTTTCAGTCCCGCTTCGGCCCTCCGATTTTGCAGCCATTTTACGATGTTGCTAAATTATTCGGTAAGGTTAAAGTCATCAATAACTTCTGGCAGGTATTCTGCGCATGGGTTTATCTCATTGCCGCAGCCCTCTCTGTAGGTTTGTTCTTCGCTCAGTCCGATCTGCTCATGATCTTTTTTGTTCAGGCAATCGGCGCAGTCTTCCTTGTTATGGGTGGTCTTGCCAGTCCTTCCCCATACAGTCAGGTTGGAGCACATCGCGAACTGATTCAGGTTCTTACCTATGAGCCCCTCATCATTCTGGTCTTTGCTGCCATCTTTATGGTAACCGGAACATTCAGAATTGATGAAATTCTTGCTTATAAAGAACCTCTTCTAATTAAACTGCCACTTATATTCGTTGTGCTTGGCTATGTACTGACTATTAAGCTCAGAAAATCACCTTTTGACTTTTCCACGTCGCATCATGCGCATCAGGAATTGGTCAAAGGCGTGCTCACCGAGTTTTCCGGACCTTACCTCGCCATTATTGAAATTGCTCACTGGTATGAGACTGTCCTCATTCTCGGAATTTGCGCACTCTTCTGGCACACAAGTTTTGTAGGAGTAGTGTTACTTCTTGTTTCTACCTATCTGGCAGAAATACTGATTGATAATACCATGGCTCGTATGACTTGGCGCTGGATGCTCAAATATGTTTGGAGCGTTGGTCTGGTCATGTCTTTTGTCAACCTCATCTGGCTGCACGTAGGTTAA
- a CDS encoding proton-conducting transporter membrane subunit, producing MLPMMLALVILLPLMAALGCYFLRVSAIRNMIVLVTGICIAATSLVLLGGGSFTYSPGTLLGVSWDSLVTLADFSLLFVILYYAFKLKNQLIKVFAILQIIPLAVFELFIVDHAVEVPAFYADSLALIMVAVISIIGSLICFFAIPYMKEHEEHLHLVNSRQPRFFFYLVLFLGAMNGLVLSNNILWLYFFFEVTTFCSFMLIGHDDTEIAVKNATRALWMNALGGVAFVFGMIWAYTEVGSLSLQTIINAGPMGGLMIVPVGLLCLAGFTKAAQVPFQSWLLGAMVAPTPVSALLHSSTMVKAGVYIVLRLAPAYAGTFFSQGIALCGAFTFLSCAAIAVSQSNGKKILAYSTISNLGLIICCAGLNTPWATSAAIILIIFHAISKALLFLCVGTIELGIGSRNIEDMHGLYLKMPRTAIITIIGILTMILPPFGVLLGKWMAIEAASSNMFVIVMLALGSALSVVFWARWAGILLTAPIRNKVPAESQNILTKFTLKTLAGASVVLSLFSPAIYTSLIEPMIGKTYHISAGIFSSPVGTYAVYPIFFVLAVAFIYAWLETKKSGNIQNSQSYLCGANVKEPGVQAFIGPMNKPVGLSSSNYYLEALFGEEKLTLWINFVALALIVLMLGGAV from the coding sequence ATGTTGCCCATGATGCTAGCATTAGTCATCTTGTTGCCCTTGATGGCTGCTCTAGGCTGCTACTTTTTGCGCGTAAGTGCGATCAGAAATATGATCGTTCTTGTCACAGGAATTTGTATAGCAGCTACATCCCTTGTCCTGCTCGGCGGGGGATCGTTTACCTATTCTCCAGGCACATTGCTTGGAGTAAGTTGGGATTCTCTCGTCACTCTGGCGGACTTTTCCCTGCTCTTCGTGATACTGTATTATGCATTCAAACTTAAAAATCAGCTGATCAAGGTATTTGCAATATTGCAGATTATTCCTTTAGCTGTGTTTGAATTATTCATTGTTGATCACGCAGTAGAGGTTCCGGCATTCTATGCTGACAGCCTTGCACTGATCATGGTCGCAGTTATTTCAATTATCGGTTCGCTTATCTGCTTCTTTGCGATCCCTTATATGAAAGAACACGAAGAGCACCTGCACCTTGTGAACTCTCGCCAGCCGAGATTTTTCTTTTATCTTGTTCTATTCCTCGGAGCCATGAACGGATTGGTGCTTTCTAATAACATTCTTTGGCTTTATTTCTTCTTCGAAGTAACGACTTTCTGTTCTTTCATGCTTATCGGGCATGACGACACAGAAATTGCAGTTAAAAATGCAACCCGCGCGTTGTGGATGAATGCCCTCGGCGGTGTCGCTTTTGTTTTCGGAATGATCTGGGCGTACACGGAAGTCGGCTCACTCAGCCTTCAGACTATCATTAACGCTGGCCCGATGGGCGGGCTGATGATTGTACCTGTCGGATTGCTTTGCTTAGCCGGCTTTACAAAAGCAGCACAGGTTCCTTTCCAGAGTTGGTTACTCGGGGCAATGGTTGCTCCTACTCCGGTTTCAGCTCTGCTCCATTCAAGTACTATGGTTAAAGCCGGTGTGTACATTGTGCTTAGACTTGCTCCTGCATATGCGGGAACGTTCTTCAGCCAAGGGATAGCTCTTTGCGGGGCCTTCACATTCCTTTCCTGCGCAGCAATTGCAGTCAGCCAAAGTAACGGCAAAAAGATACTTGCTTACTCCACCATCAGTAACCTAGGTCTGATTATCTGTTGTGCCGGACTTAATACTCCTTGGGCCACTTCGGCAGCAATAATACTCATTATCTTCCACGCAATATCTAAAGCTCTACTCTTCCTGTGCGTAGGTACAATTGAGCTGGGCATTGGCAGCCGTAACATCGAAGATATGCATGGTCTTTATCTTAAGATGCCTAGAACTGCGATCATCACGATCATCGGTATCTTAACAATGATTCTGCCTCCGTTCGGTGTTCTGCTTGGAAAATGGATGGCAATTGAAGCTGCATCAAGCAACATGTTCGTTATTGTCATGCTTGCTCTTGGAAGTGCTCTTTCTGTCGTATTCTGGGCTCGTTGGGCAGGAATCCTGCTAACTGCTCCGATCCGCAATAAAGTCCCTGCTGAATCTCAGAATATCCTGACAAAATTCACACTTAAAACCCTTGCAGGGGCATCTGTGGTTCTGTCTTTATTCTCTCCAGCAATATACACAAGCTTGATTGAACCTATGATAGGCAAAACATATCATATTTCCGCCGGGATCTTTAGTTCTCCTGTCGGAACTTACGCTGTTTATCCGATCTTCTTTGTGCTTGCTGTTGCGTTTATATACGCATGGCTTGAAACTAAAAAATCTGGAAACATCCAGAATTCGCAGTCATACCTTTGCGGAGCTAACGTCAAAGAACCAGGGGTTCAAGCCTTTATCGGGCCTATGAATAAACCGGTCGGACTCTCGTCCAGCAACTATTACCTTGAAGCTTTATTCGGCGAAGAGAAGCTGACTCTCTGGATCAACTTTGTTGCTCTGGCTCTCATCGTTCTCATGTTGGGAGGAGCTGTTTAA
- a CDS encoding C40 family peptidase: MIKLRNSLRKIVLLIAVLGGAVFLVGCGKKTISIPSSGRIEKLAIYSATERSVVNVVRSQIGKPYKWGGDSPSKGFDCSGLVWWVYKRHGIMLPRVSWKQINAGKPVSLSKIRAGDIVFFRVPGGGKSLHAGIYTGGENLFVHSPKSGHYVREESMGKAYWRKYFIGARRVL; encoded by the coding sequence ATGATTAAACTTCGGAATAGTCTTCGCAAAATCGTACTATTGATTGCTGTTTTGGGGGGCGCTGTATTCTTGGTAGGTTGTGGTAAAAAAACGATCTCTATTCCAAGTAGCGGAAGAATTGAAAAATTAGCAATTTATTCTGCAACGGAGCGTTCAGTGGTTAATGTGGTGCGTTCTCAGATAGGTAAGCCTTACAAATGGGGCGGAGATTCTCCGTCAAAAGGATTTGATTGCTCCGGTCTGGTCTGGTGGGTGTATAAGAGACATGGTATCATGCTTCCAAGGGTTTCATGGAAGCAGATCAATGCAGGTAAACCTGTTTCTCTTAGTAAGATAAGGGCTGGGGATATTGTTTTTTTTAGGGTCCCGGGAGGAGGTAAAAGTCTTCATGCTGGTATTTACACAGGAGGTGAGAACCTTTTTGTGCATAGCCCTAAAAGTGGTCATTACGTTCGTGAAGAGTCAATGGGTAAGGCTTATTGGCGCAAATATTTTATCGGTGCACGTAGGGTTCTTTGA
- a CDS encoding zinc ribbon domain-containing protein, with the protein MPIYEYQCHECQQIFEEWQTSFEDKELECPVCGGLATKVISNSSFILKGGGWYSSGYCKTDSTAGSSGKPKSVSSDSGASTSSVSTSASSDSTAKS; encoded by the coding sequence ATGCCGATTTATGAATATCAATGCCATGAGTGTCAGCAAATTTTTGAAGAGTGGCAGACAAGCTTTGAAGATAAAGAGTTAGAATGTCCCGTATGTGGCGGTTTAGCTACTAAGGTTATTTCAAATTCTTCCTTTATTCTTAAAGGCGGAGGGTGGTATTCTTCTGGATATTGCAAAACAGATTCGACTGCCGGAAGTTCCGGTAAGCCTAAATCTGTAAGTAGTGATTCAGGAGCATCTACCTCTTCAGTCTCTACTTCCGCTAGTTCTGACAGTACAGCAAAAAGCTGA
- the purB gene encoding adenylosuccinate lyase — translation MIERYSRPAMSAIWTLENRFRVWLEVEVAVCEAWHKLGRIPAEDMKNIREKADFELDRVLEIEEKTKHDVIAFLTAVEEKVGPSSRFIHLGCTSSDIVDTANGVLLHRAGKIILEALDEFLTTLKDMAFKYKGRICMGRTHGIHAEPTSFGLKMTGFYAEFTRHRERIEKALEGVSVGKISGAVGTYAMLDPEVERITCELLDLNVDPISTQIIQRDRHAAFFTSLGLLGGGIERLGVELRHLQRTEVLEVEEGFSAGQKGSSAMPHKKNPISAENLSGLSRLLRTNGLVSMENMPLWHERDISHSSVERVIMPDSTILADYILGRMTGVLKRLKVNGDNMDRNLMASYGLFYSQRVLLALVDAGLERQKAYEMVQKVAMYCWENKVSFPDEVRKDDAIKSILAEGALDDAFDINYYTRYEEFILKRVFGE, via the coding sequence ATGATCGAAAGATATTCTCGTCCCGCGATGAGTGCTATATGGACTCTGGAAAATCGCTTTAGAGTATGGCTTGAAGTTGAGGTTGCTGTTTGTGAAGCTTGGCATAAATTGGGACGCATCCCTGCTGAGGATATGAAAAATATCCGTGAGAAAGCTGATTTTGAACTTGATCGCGTTCTCGAAATTGAAGAAAAAACAAAACATGACGTTATTGCTTTTCTTACAGCTGTAGAAGAAAAAGTCGGACCTTCTTCTCGTTTTATTCATCTTGGATGCACATCCTCTGATATCGTTGACACCGCCAACGGCGTTTTATTGCATCGTGCCGGTAAGATAATTCTGGAAGCTCTTGATGAATTTTTGACTACTCTTAAGGATATGGCATTTAAATATAAAGGTAGAATTTGTATGGGCCGTACTCACGGTATTCATGCTGAGCCTACCAGCTTCGGTCTTAAGATGACCGGATTTTATGCAGAATTCACACGTCACCGTGAACGTATTGAGAAAGCGCTGGAAGGCGTTAGTGTAGGTAAGATTTCCGGAGCAGTGGGAACCTACGCAATGCTTGATCCTGAAGTTGAACGCATTACATGTGAATTGCTTGATTTGAACGTGGACCCTATCTCCACTCAGATTATTCAGCGTGACCGCCATGCAGCGTTTTTTACATCTTTAGGTTTGCTCGGTGGTGGTATTGAACGTCTTGGTGTAGAACTTAGACATTTGCAGCGTACTGAAGTTCTTGAAGTAGAAGAAGGATTCAGCGCAGGCCAGAAAGGTTCTTCCGCTATGCCGCATAAGAAAAATCCTATCTCTGCTGAAAATCTCAGTGGCCTTTCCCGCCTTTTGCGCACCAATGGACTGGTTTCAATGGAAAATATGCCTTTGTGGCATGAACGTGATATCAGCCATTCCTCAGTTGAACGTGTCATAATGCCTGATTCAACTATTCTCGCAGATTATATTTTAGGCCGTATGACCGGAGTTCTCAAAAGACTTAAAGTTAACGGTGACAATATGGATCGCAACCTGATGGCTTCTTACGGCCTTTTCTATTCACAGCGCGTTTTGCTTGCTTTGGTCGATGCTGGTCTTGAAAGACAGAAGGCTTATGAAATGGTGCAGAAGGTTGCTATGTATTGTTGGGAAAACAAAGTTTCCTTCCCTGATGAAGTGCGTAAGGATGATGCAATTAAATCCATCCTTGCTGAAGGTGCACTTGATGATGCTTTCGATATAAATTATTATACTAGATATGAAGAATTTATCCTTAAACGCGTTTTTGGGGAATAG
- a CDS encoding L,D-transpeptidase family protein: MMYFFRTLFISIIVSASLVSNCYAGGWTPVMESTSLTPRMIVAVDKGNQKLHLLVHKSPLHAEATLTCATGKTAGDKEVEGDKKTPEGVYFTKRKRTDLDDFKLYGDLAFPLDFPNPVDRIKGKTGYGIWIHGRGKQLVAMDTQGCVALNNSDINFIDSKIHPGTPVVIGESVSWENATGKQTAESAELKSLVNKWATDWSNKDAGFFDAYSSKLFSKSEGKSFKFFKKRKKRIFSKTSWIDVSIFNLNALPGPDYWVTWFDQYYRSGHLSSSTAKRLYWQKIDGNWKIVGREYSPASRSFKDEYLESKKNSVLTFLDEWRLSWLSANLDKYSKMYDSKVRQGNMRGIRKVKEHKEAIWKKRKPLTLEFSKVRLKENSGGLEVDFNQAYSDISGYSDFGRKKLVIRPVNGKWLIIDEQWSRR, from the coding sequence ATGATGTATTTTTTTAGAACATTATTTATATCTATTATAGTCAGCGCGAGTCTGGTCTCTAATTGCTATGCCGGCGGTTGGACTCCGGTGATGGAAAGTACATCGCTTACTCCCAGAATGATCGTAGCTGTAGATAAAGGGAATCAAAAACTTCATCTTCTTGTGCATAAAAGTCCACTTCATGCCGAAGCTACTCTTACTTGCGCGACTGGTAAAACTGCCGGAGATAAAGAAGTTGAGGGTGATAAGAAAACTCCTGAAGGGGTATATTTTACCAAGAGAAAACGTACTGACCTTGATGATTTTAAGCTATATGGAGATTTGGCCTTCCCTCTTGATTTTCCTAATCCGGTTGACCGCATTAAAGGTAAGACAGGATATGGAATTTGGATCCATGGTCGCGGCAAGCAATTAGTTGCAATGGATACACAAGGTTGTGTCGCTCTTAATAATTCGGATATAAATTTTATTGATTCTAAAATACATCCGGGTACTCCAGTTGTTATCGGCGAGTCCGTTTCATGGGAAAATGCAACAGGAAAGCAGACTGCGGAATCCGCTGAACTAAAGAGTCTTGTCAACAAATGGGCTACAGACTGGTCAAATAAAGATGCCGGATTTTTTGATGCTTATTCCAGTAAATTATTCAGTAAAAGTGAAGGTAAGTCTTTTAAATTTTTTAAAAAACGTAAAAAGAGAATTTTTTCTAAAACATCATGGATTGATGTTTCAATTTTTAATCTTAACGCTTTGCCCGGTCCAGATTACTGGGTTACGTGGTTTGATCAATATTACAGATCCGGACATCTTTCATCTTCTACAGCTAAAAGATTATACTGGCAGAAAATTGATGGAAACTGGAAAATTGTCGGGCGTGAATATAGCCCTGCCTCCCGTTCATTTAAAGATGAATACCTTGAATCGAAAAAGAATAGTGTGTTAACTTTTCTAGATGAATGGCGCTTGTCATGGCTTTCTGCTAATTTAGATAAATACTCTAAAATGTATGATTCTAAAGTTAGGCAAGGTAATATGCGCGGAATTAGAAAGGTAAAAGAACATAAAGAAGCTATCTGGAAAAAAAGAAAGCCTTTAACATTAGAATTTAGTAAAGTGAGACTAAAAGAGAATTCTGGTGGATTAGAAGTAGATTTTAACCAAGCATATTCAGATATTTCTGGTTACAGCGACTTTGGTAGAAAGAAATTAGTCATTCGCCCAGTCAACGGGAAATGGCTTATTATCGATGAACAATGGAGCAGAAGATAA
- a CDS encoding M99 family carboxypeptidase catalytic domain-containing protein, whose translation MKYTLCRVFLISFITLFFAVSPAHAQTVRNYTFFEGTQYPLRVTWVFGDEPGPTIMVQGGVQGDELSGFFTGQLLTKCKLHKGNLIIIPRANEPSILRRSRQINVDLNRRFDKEYNKFYEDRLAKAIRFLLNNADGFIHLHEGSGFYNPKYINKMRNPKRYGQSLIIDATVYKNIPLADLCQRAIDSLNSKIPNKSYWFTLFNTDTFDKTTHYPEMLKSLTCYALVERGIPAMAVEVSKDIMDLEWKVRHQLQATVYLLKEFGLEVEIPKFSFPSEGKATGLKILINGSPLSGKSVNLVRGGPVSTSGQGDVVSGSILEPAVAVYASDRPNLNLLTAPRMALSSFPALQVSLDGDTTTTAKVRWSGQQESSPEPHGPVFLCWLNGNPHFVPTSGVLKVLEGDQFIIEGVLGSNRNEILNLKGFVASATVNSGQDIGYEIIIDPSNFMDKYKLKSHDGVDRYRIARETPGKRGAEFYLSVFPRIVKALRLSRSHGDDMLVDWKRDAVREVPADRYVLDEAWSNGKLDKIQPFINSLPVAWGEYFDVESGKEVTVTLRHSTTFELVGGMTFKGLAQMQTSLD comes from the coding sequence GTGAAGTATACCCTTTGTCGCGTATTTTTAATTAGTTTTATTACTCTTTTTTTTGCAGTATCACCCGCACATGCTCAGACTGTGCGGAATTATACCTTTTTTGAAGGAACGCAGTATCCTTTACGAGTTACCTGGGTTTTCGGGGATGAGCCAGGGCCGACTATTATGGTTCAGGGCGGAGTTCAGGGTGATGAGCTTTCCGGCTTTTTTACAGGGCAATTATTGACCAAGTGCAAGCTTCACAAAGGTAATCTGATTATTATTCCGCGTGCAAACGAACCTTCGATTCTACGGCGGTCTCGCCAGATAAATGTCGACCTTAATAGAAGATTTGATAAAGAATACAATAAATTTTATGAAGATCGTTTAGCCAAGGCCATTCGGTTTTTGCTTAATAACGCTGACGGGTTTATTCATTTGCATGAAGGTAGTGGGTTCTATAATCCCAAATATATCAATAAAATGAGAAACCCAAAACGTTATGGTCAGTCATTAATCATAGATGCTACAGTTTACAAAAATATCCCTCTTGCTGATTTGTGCCAGCGTGCAATTGACAGTCTAAATTCAAAAATACCTAATAAATCATATTGGTTTACACTTTTTAATACTGACACTTTTGATAAAACAACTCATTACCCTGAAATGCTAAAATCTTTAACTTGCTACGCTCTTGTTGAGCGTGGAATCCCAGCTATGGCGGTGGAAGTAAGTAAAGATATTATGGATCTTGAATGGAAAGTTCGCCATCAGTTACAAGCAACGGTTTATCTGCTTAAAGAATTTGGATTAGAAGTTGAGATTCCAAAATTTTCATTTCCTTCAGAAGGGAAAGCTACCGGACTAAAAATATTGATTAATGGCAGCCCTCTTTCTGGGAAGAGTGTGAATCTTGTTCGTGGAGGGCCTGTTTCAACTTCCGGCCAGGGTGATGTTGTTTCTGGTTCTATTCTTGAACCTGCTGTTGCGGTGTACGCAAGTGATCGGCCTAATTTGAACCTTTTAACAGCTCCGCGTATGGCTTTATCCTCATTTCCTGCACTTCAAGTCAGCCTTGATGGCGATACAACTACAACTGCAAAGGTTCGCTGGAGCGGACAGCAGGAAAGTTCTCCAGAACCTCATGGGCCAGTCTTTTTATGTTGGTTGAACGGTAACCCTCATTTTGTACCGACTTCAGGAGTGTTAAAGGTTCTGGAAGGCGATCAGTTTATTATTGAAGGCGTTCTCGGTAGTAATAGAAATGAAATCCTTAACCTGAAAGGTTTTGTAGCATCAGCTACGGTTAATAGCGGACAGGACATCGGATATGAAATTATCATCGATCCTTCCAACTTTATGGATAAGTATAAGCTTAAAAGTCATGACGGTGTGGATCGTTATAGAATAGCCAGAGAAACTCCGGGTAAGCGTGGGGCAGAATTTTATCTTTCAGTTTTTCCGCGTATTGTAAAAGCTCTTAGGCTCAGTCGCTCACATGGGGATGACATGCTTGTTGATTGGAAGCGCGATGCTGTTCGTGAAGTTCCTGCAGATAGGTATGTTCTTGATGAGGCGTGGAGTAATGGAAAACTTGATAAAATTCAACCATTTATCAACAGTCTTCCTGTCGCTTGGGGCGAATACTTTGATGTTGAGTCTGGTAAAGAAGTAACAGTAACACTGCGTCATTCAACAACATTTGAACTTGTAGGCGGGATGACATTTAAAGGCTTAGCTCAGATGCAAACTTCGCTTGATTAA
- a CDS encoding sugar phosphate isomerase/epimerase, producing MKSITENCYVNLPLRYIYNTPEYLDLFIENSIQPELGLDCLGSECLSKDWLLSIRDRLAAAGLKCTTHLPFLDLKPSSLNPAIRQASIDTLCGAFELAKIFSPERMVMHPSFTSWLEPPLFEEAYENCLDGVRSLSDSWPDHPMLCLENTYEYDPGPLMQLVEDLDRENIGICFDVGHWHSFSKGSENNDFDFWFDSFAPYIRHMHLHDNMGRKDDHLALGEGSIKWEQIIHRVKELDPLPSMTLEPHTRDAFESSLKYFKDKIVPKLF from the coding sequence ATGAAATCCATAACTGAAAATTGCTATGTTAATCTTCCTCTTAGATATATTTACAACACTCCTGAGTATCTGGATCTGTTTATTGAAAATTCAATTCAGCCTGAATTGGGGCTGGACTGTTTAGGAAGTGAATGCCTCAGTAAAGACTGGTTGCTTAGTATCAGAGACCGCCTTGCTGCCGCAGGGCTGAAATGTACAACGCATCTTCCTTTTCTGGACTTAAAGCCATCCAGCCTTAACCCTGCGATTCGTCAAGCTTCTATTGATACCTTATGCGGGGCATTTGAGCTTGCAAAAATATTTTCTCCTGAAAGAATGGTAATGCATCCATCCTTTACTTCATGGCTTGAGCCGCCTCTTTTTGAGGAAGCTTATGAAAATTGTCTGGATGGAGTTCGTAGTTTAAGTGATTCTTGGCCTGACCATCCGATGCTATGCTTAGAAAATACCTATGAGTATGATCCCGGTCCGCTTATGCAGCTTGTAGAAGATTTGGACCGCGAAAATATAGGCATTTGTTTTGATGTGGGACATTGGCATTCTTTTTCTAAAGGATCGGAGAATAATGACTTTGATTTCTGGTTTGATTCATTTGCTCCGTACATACGCCATATGCATCTGCATGATAATATGGGGCGTAAAGATGATCATCTAGCTTTAGGTGAAGGGAGTATAAAGTGGGAGCAAATTATTCATCGTGTTAAGGAACTTGACCCTCTTCCTTCAATGACACTTGAACCACACACTCGTGATGCTTTTGAATCTAGTTTAAAATATTTCAAGGATAAAATCGTGCCGAAATTATTTTAG
- a CDS encoding dimethylarginine dimethylaminohydrolase family protein has translation MGTIFTQAIVRTPADSLGDGLTEAGLGCPDMDLANVQHRNYIKYFESKGISVTVLDADPQYPDSVFVEDTAVMIPVAGGVAVFITCPGAQSRRGEVSRIKNIISNVTDEVFQMEGNGLMEGGDVLLMGNTFFVGIDSRTNLEGFEQFSKVACKLGYECVAVPFENGMPHLKTELSALDDETLIMSSRFSTRDEFSRFKKLVAPTGEEYATNCLYTGNALLVPAGFPATAELISKNGFNPDFIDMSEFRKMDGGLTCLSLRW, from the coding sequence ATGGGCACCATATTCACACAGGCAATAGTCAGAACTCCAGCAGATAGTTTAGGAGACGGTTTGACCGAGGCGGGGCTTGGTTGTCCAGATATGGATCTGGCTAATGTTCAACACCGCAATTATATAAAATATTTTGAGAGTAAAGGAATTAGCGTGACGGTTCTTGATGCCGATCCGCAGTATCCTGATTCTGTTTTTGTTGAAGATACCGCTGTGATGATCCCTGTCGCCGGCGGTGTTGCCGTTTTTATTACTTGCCCCGGGGCGCAATCCAGGCGCGGAGAAGTGTCCCGTATCAAGAATATAATTTCTAATGTCACGGATGAAGTTTTTCAGATGGAAGGGAACGGACTCATGGAGGGCGGTGATGTCCTGCTCATGGGTAATACTTTTTTTGTAGGTATAGATTCGCGCACTAATTTGGAAGGTTTTGAGCAGTTTTCAAAGGTTGCCTGCAAATTAGGGTACGAATGCGTAGCTGTGCCGTTTGAAAATGGAATGCCGCATCTCAAAACAGAATTATCCGCTTTGGATGATGAAACCTTGATTATGAGTAGTCGTTTTTCTACTCGGGATGAATTTTCACGCTTTAAAAAGCTGGTTGCTCCCACTGGAGAAGAATATGCTACTAACTGTTTATACACTGGTAATGCGCTGCTCGTTCCGGCTGGGTTTCCAGCAACAGCGGAACTGATCAGTAAAAACGGGTTTAATCCTGATTTTATCGATATGTCTGAGTTCAGAAAAATGGACGGAGGACTGACCTGTCTGTCATTGCGCTGGTAA